In the Magnolia sinica isolate HGM2019 chromosome 15, MsV1, whole genome shotgun sequence genome, one interval contains:
- the LOC131228206 gene encoding uncharacterized protein LOC131228206 isoform X1 yields MAAMVAHHCNDMLSRGRHRRISGHLLSTREHKFLRPHKVILHTHGILLKIQLEVKELWSSVNGFHHIVSNGSESSEAIVDKIKLGEEGWKERYYAEKKGGKKAIGGVVRRGPSPGICGYTSGIMRRVGGNFKERLQDLEDLMQSLILLSLKKSLQRSSKV; encoded by the exons ATGGCAGCAATGGTGGCTCATCATTGCAACGACATGTTGAGCAGAGGAAGGCATCGAAGGATTTCTGGTCATTTGTTAAGCACACGGGAACACAAATTTCTCAGGCCTCACAAAGT TATTCTTCATACTCATGGCATTTTATTAAAGATACAGCTTGAGGTGAAGGAGTTATGGAGCTCAGTGAATGGATTTCATCATATTGTTTCAAATGGTTCAGAATCCAGCGAGGCAATAGTTGATAAG ATAAAGCTGGGAGAAGAAGGGTGGAAAGAAAGGTACTATGCTGAGAAGAAGGGTGGAAAGAAGGCAATTGGGGGCGTGGTGAGGAGAGGTCCTTCGCCCGGCATATGTGGTT ATACATCTGGTATTATGAGAAGGGTTGGGGGAAATTTTAAGGAAAGATTACAAGACTTGGAGGACTTGATGCAGTCTTTGATTTTGCT
- the LOC131228206 gene encoding uncharacterized protein LOC131228206 isoform X2, with translation MAAMVAHHCNDMLSRGRHRRISGHLLSTREHKFLRPHKVILHTHGILLKIQLEVKELWSSVNGFHHIVSNGSESSEAIVDKIKLGEEGWKERYYAEKKGGKKAIGDTSGIMRRVGGNFKERLQDLEDLMQSLILLSLKKSLQRSSKV, from the exons ATGGCAGCAATGGTGGCTCATCATTGCAACGACATGTTGAGCAGAGGAAGGCATCGAAGGATTTCTGGTCATTTGTTAAGCACACGGGAACACAAATTTCTCAGGCCTCACAAAGT TATTCTTCATACTCATGGCATTTTATTAAAGATACAGCTTGAGGTGAAGGAGTTATGGAGCTCAGTGAATGGATTTCATCATATTGTTTCAAATGGTTCAGAATCCAGCGAGGCAATAGTTGATAAG ATAAAGCTGGGAGAAGAAGGGTGGAAAGAAAGGTACTATGCTGAGAAGAAGGGTGGAAAGAAGGCAATTGGGG ATACATCTGGTATTATGAGAAGGGTTGGGGGAAATTTTAAGGAAAGATTACAAGACTTGGAGGACTTGATGCAGTCTTTGATTTTGCT
- the LOC131228207 gene encoding uncharacterized protein LOC131228207, giving the protein MHRSLPESWAQIKRILNHTDSITTFRDFCGHLVREVDMNAIQPGSAKAFVAETHKRKANNKRFKARKKAKKNNQEQKTTTPAPNLKKGNGKKKQKKTNVICFVCGNFGHYARQCAHKKTAQQST; this is encoded by the exons atgcaccgttccttgcctgaatcttgggcccaaatcaaaagaattctgaaccatactgattcaatcactacgttcagagacttttgtggccacttggtacgtgaggttgatatgaatgcaattcagccaggttcggccaaggcctttgtagcagagacccataagcgaaaagctaataataaacggttcaaagctcgcaagaaggcgaagaagaataatcaagaacagaagaccacaacacctgctccaaatctcaagaaggggaatggaaagaagaagcagaaaaagacaaatgtaatctgctttgtctgtggaaatttcggccattatgctcggcagtgtgcccacaaaaagacg gcgcaacaaagcacgtga